In Tachysurus fulvidraco isolate hzauxx_2018 chromosome 9, HZAU_PFXX_2.0, whole genome shotgun sequence, the sequence agtttaaaactttaaacaaagtgaacacGAAACCGcgctgaaacaggaagtgtttgCACCACCGCAGAGAAAAAGGAAACAGCAAACACGAGAGAGACTCCGTTGTTGTCGTCAAAACGCCAAGATCTGAGGAACCATTAAACACTGCAATAACACCAACTGTACTGCATTTATTAACTTGTATTTAGACTAGAGTTCAGATTTACATGTGTAACTAATTAGTGACATGATAGAACAAGTTATTTAGTAATAGAACATACCAgtttatttagtaataaaaacagaacaattaaatgtttgtataataataataataataataataaataataatgtaaaataagagGAGAAATAGTATGTACAgtagcacaaacacaacaaataatGATGTAACACATGACTACAGCAGCCCTAATGGCGagtcacaataataatatttatattaagttGGTGATTAAGTTAATGATTAACTTTTCATTTCTGACAaactattgtttttttgttatatacagtgttcagtgtatctGTATGAAATCTATTTTGTTCTGTGTAAATTGGATAATGTCTAGTTATATAAGATTTCTGAGGAGGATACAAGGCCAAACTTTCTTTGTTAAAAGACCTTAAATTGTTAAGTCAGAATAAGCATAGTGTTACATGTTCCCCAATTGCAAAAATGAAACCAAGTATAACTGAAAATTGTTGATTGTTCATCTTTAGCTCAGTTACAAGGCAAACATGGCTGATAAGGGAAGGAAATGTTTTGCAATGCTTCACTTCACTGACCTCACTCacttcaaataaatatttttttatattaacgcCATTATTACAAAAGTAGTTAAAATTGCAAAATGCAATTGTTGCACCACTACATTTGAGATATGGTTCAAACTGTTAAATGCTCACTCAcctataaaatatattgtttttgacATTGTGTTCATATATTAATGGTAGAATTTGTATTTTagttttacacctggtcacttcatgtgttttctctgatttgttaaaactgttccatttacattaggccacataaatgtgtcttggcgaatcggatatcaatccgatccttctactcccgcccaatatgcaaatatgttttagctcatttccggggtaattgaaatggaacacgctttggtgtatatacttaaatatatttttgtttctacatgttttacaaagcttttcTTGGACGCTTTCATGGCCCCAAAGAGCAATAAGTGCCTGCGTGtcgtccatgttatttgtttctggcgcgactcgcgagtcacctgcgagtgacgtacttccgtttgggaggagtttagcgctgacgtatgtggctttaacaaccacatgcatttacacctgtccagtttcatctgaaatgcgtcccagaccacctcctgaagtagtttgaacgatcggatttatatccgtctcgaaaccgtttcggagggcatttagacctggtctttttacgatcggatagctatcggatcacagaaaacgcatgaagtgaccaggtgtaaaaacccccttatCAGTTCATTGTTTTTAAGATTTCCCAGTTGGTATATGTCCAAAAAAGAGGGACCCCTAGTGGCCATAGAAACACTATGTAATATGTAAGGATTGAGGATTTGTGTTcaatcagccacaagagcattagtgagatcaggcactggTGTTGGGTGGGGAGACATGGGTACAATCAGCattccagttcattccaaaggtgttcAATCGGtttgagtcagggctctgtgcaggacatttGAGTTCTTCCATTCCACACCATCACTTtatgcacaggggcattgtaatgctggaacaggtttgagcctgctggttccagtgaagagaaacttTGTGTAAACCATTTAGTGAAGAGCCACATAGAACTGTGATGGACGGGTGTCGACAAactttttgtaaattttgtaAAGATCTAGTCTCTTGGGAAAGATTAACAAAGTacatagctctgtctttgttttatgtagcaccatggtccttgagaaacgttgtctcatttcactgtgtactgcaacagctatatatggttgaaatgacaataaaatattcttgacttgaattgagCTTACAGACTATTAGAGAGAGTCTCACTTTAGATAATTGACTAATTTATCATGTAAGCTAAGATGACAGCAAGAGTTAACTATTCACAGGCAAAAAGTGTGATTTTAGACAGAATTACAGGTAAGTTTAcggtttatttctgtttattattaaatgtatctTTAATCTGACCCACATTCTTAGTACACAATGCTCTTGATATTTGGTAGTATGAGAGCATTTTGGTTAGATTCATTTATGGATTTGTGATTAAGTGTTGATTAGTTTCTCTGgaatattatgtttattatgacACTTTACAAAGGCTAAAGTTAAATTGAGACCATgtgctatatttatttaataataaatcttgTTGTTAGGTTTGCAAGTCTGATTTAATACTACTACTGTTACCATAacgtattaatttatttatattttatttgagttgtagtttaaaatgtattagcAGTAGAAGAATGCCAGTGTTAGGCCTAGCCCTATGCCAGGTGCTTTGGCTTGCATACAATTTTGATGAAAGCTACAGCAATAAAGATGACTCAAAATGATTAATATATTTACTTGTTCATCAACTGTAATATACACGATTTTATAAAAACTGGCTGAACATAGACAGTCAAAGCTAATTTTATCATGCATCTCTTCATAGACTTGTAACGTCATATTTGAATCTTGCCCTGTCCAATATGGTGGACATGTTGACGTGTTGCGGTCGTTAGACCTTGTCTAGCATGTGGGGTACAATGTCATGACGCTTTGCGCAAATTAACTTCCGTTTACACGTAAACAAACCTTTGGATGCGGTATAGCTAGtcgtttattcattcattacaatATGAGAAATCACATTTTTAGAGCTTATATATAGGACATCAGCATATCCGGTGTTCCGGATAATTCAGTTCCGCTGTTCCATTTCCTTAAGAGAGAAATGGGAAGACGATTAAGTGTCTGCGGATAACTTACAGTAGCGCATTGAGCAGCTCTGAGACATGTCTTTACAGTAATGAGCTTGTTTTAAGCCCCACCCACTCTGTGACGCACAGTTCCGCATGTGACGGACGAGCGCGAGGAGGAGATAAAACAGCGTGTTCCGCTCCGGTGTCTCTGCGCTGAACACTTTCTGATAGGTCCAActcttttgtagtttttttatttgtgtgtatttattttgataCTGAAAACTATATAGTTTGAACTATGGCCGGTTTAAGAACCCTGCGGAAACTGTGCCAGCGCGCACAACATCACGCGTGTAACCTTCATGTGTCGGTGTCGAGGTAAGTGTTTCGTCCCCCAGATGTGAGAGCAGATGTTAGAGCTAAACGAATACTCAGTGTTACAGTATGATGTGGTTCAAATAAAACAAGCTGTCTTGTATTTACAGTCGCTCTCGACACTTAAACAGCGCGTCCCTTTATTCATTCTGCTAACATTTCACGTAGGAACACATTTTGGCGAACGCAATTGACTTATTTAGATGGTGTTCAGATAGATGATTTTGCATTAGGaaaatgtcagtgtttatgAAGGATTTTAAACCCGAACGCGAGCCAGTTATTAGCGCTCATTAGCGCGCGCCCTCGTGCGGCTCGCCGGCGGATCGCGCGTCACTTATGGATGATGAAACACTGTACAAAGCTTGCAAGCTTAGCAAAGCCAGTGCAGGAGTCTAACCGTATAATAGTGCATCAGCAGTAAACCTCGTAAGGATTCGGATATTGATCTTAAAGTTTGTCGTCGTGTGACGCGTACAAAATGGATAATAAATTCGAagcagaatcagaaagagctttattgttTTTGCGCCTACAAGGAATTAGTTTGTCATATGCTTCCAGTATACAGCACAGAGACGACAATAAAACAGACAGtaaaaataagatgagaataaaatacacatatgtaaatGCAAAAtggaacaataaataaataatacaaaaacaaaatatttatttaaaaaattaggggaaataatagatttttttttttataaaaaaaattatatacgGCTGTGCTAtagattttctgtttttatttatttatttttaaatataaacagaaaattaCACGTGCATTGCATGTGATACACGTGGGAGCCTCCAATGGACCTGTGCAGGTAGGTATGCATTCTGCAAATTATTACAGGGAGTCATTGCCATCGCACACAAAGGTTTTTCCTTCCCCAAACTCACCAGATTTAAACCATGTGGCAATGGTGCTGCTCAGAATCAGCATTGTAATGAACAGTGAGCCTTGAGGTAAACTCTGACATGTATATTAATTACAGCATAtaactctctctttttttggcTTGTAAATGAGTCATCTGGCCATCTAATAAGTGCATGTTAATGCTAATCTGTAAGGTCATCTGCACCATGTGGCCCATAGTTTCCCTGAATGAGACAGCACATGACTTTGTTACAAAATCATCTTGCATATTAAAGTCACACTAACCCAGGCACGTCCAGGGAGGTGGAACATGCTTATGAAGTTAAAGTAAGACAGCTGAGCTGAAGCTGATATCTTTGAATGGTGTCACTTTTGGCTGTGATAAATTCCAGTTTAGTTAAAAATCTTATCACTGGCAGACAGAAAGTTAAAAAGGATAGGCCGTGTTGCCAAAAACTGAGATCTTGAGGATCTGCTAAACCAGATCTTAAGAGACTGAGAATTCATTATTTCGACTTCAGATGCCACTTATGGATAGACATTATCTTCTGCTCCTTCGACAGGCCTCTTACACCATGCCAAATATAGCTTACTCTCTGCTATGAAATTTAACTCTTCTCTTTCAGGCCAGAAGCTGTGGTCATCTCAGGCAAGAAGTTGGCCCGTCAGATCCGTGATGAGGCACGTGTTGATGTGGAGAAGTGGATTTCAGCCGGCAACAGACGTCCTCATCTTAGTGTTGTGCTAGTGGGCAACAATCCGGCCAGCCATTCTTATGTACTAAATAAGACCCTTGCTGCTGCTGATATAGGTAAGGAGCAATGGTACACTAtatattgaaaaaatatattaatatataatatataaaaatagtatCTTATAATTAGGGCTGCACAATATGGACAAAGAAAGTGATGACACAAAGTTTAATGAATTCCATAATGACCATATTTATATGattatgtgattaaaaaaaacaaacaaactacagaatcatttttttttttactttttatcttTCCCCATTATCTTTCCCCATTTTCTCCCCAATTTGGTCCtgcaatttaattaaaacattaatattattatttaaaaaaatatttactttccTTACACTATTTGTCCTCTGTAATAGATGTAAGTCTCTGCCTAACTACACCCCATCATTCATTTGCTGCTTAATATATCCCACCCTTTCACAAGtgaaatgaataatattatcaacatattatttattttactggaaTAGACAGAGTTTTATGGGCATCGCCAAATGCAAATTATATTGGTTCTGTGCATTGTGAAGTTGCCTTCCAATTCATTTCagtaatgtaaattatttaatttttgttaaCACCGATGTTGAAGTGGTTTTAgaaatgattgatttttttttaatgcttttatagGTATCACAAGTGAGACCATATTAAAGCCCTCTTCTGTCTCTGAGGAAGAGCTGATGGAGCTGATTGATAAACTCAATTCTGACCACAGAGTGGATGGTCTTCTGGTGCAGTTGCCTTTGCCTGGTAAGactataaattaaatttaaatctcattGTACCTTTCTATATTGCACCTTTTCTATACAGTCAGCTTCAGAATTATTTGCATAGGTAAGAATTCTGGTTCATGCAAATAAAGTGAAGTGCTATGATCTCAAAACAATCCCCAGATTTAAACATCCATAATGTGTGTAtagaataaatttttttatacttattttgctcatttaataaatgtttcagACAATTCTCTAGTTTAAATTTGGTCTGTAATATTGTGGTATTTGTTGCTCTACATATTTTACTGTCTATTAATGTACCACCATGGAACACAAGAATGGATGGGTCAGACAAGTAAATATATACACTACCTACAAAGtgatgtgtattgtatatttatcTGATGGATGTTAATTATTTGTATAGGTCtgtctttacatttaaaaaatcagaaatctttgTTTTCTGATTGCAATCTTCAAATCTATTTGACTCTTTGACCCTCAGACCACGTCGATGAGCGGCGTATATGTAATGCAGTCTGTCCTGCAAAAGATGTTGATGGATTCCATGTGGTCAATGTTGGTCGTTTGTGCTTGGACCAATCCTCCATGTTGCCAGCCACACCTTGGGGAGTATGGGAAATCATTAAGCGTACAGGTTAGAAGTATTTAAGATCACAAATTAGAGTTTAAAATGGGGACCCAGTccaattttattttcagtttagtACAAATCGTAAAGCACAGATTTTATGTTTTACAACTGGGTGAAAaactatacatatacactagACTTCACAATACTGTGAAAAAGTAGTATTAAGTAGTAAGTTGTGTTTCTAAATACTCTCTTCTCTT encodes:
- the mthfd2 gene encoding bifunctional methylenetetrahydrofolate dehydrogenase/cyclohydrolase, mitochondrial, which translates into the protein MAGLRTLRKLCQRAQHHACNLHVSVSRPEAVVISGKKLARQIRDEARVDVEKWISAGNRRPHLSVVLVGNNPASHSYVLNKTLAAADIGITSETILKPSSVSEEELMELIDKLNSDHRVDGLLVQLPLPDHVDERRICNAVCPAKDVDGFHVVNVGRLCLDQSSMLPATPWGVWEIIKRTGIPTLGKNVVVAGRSKNVGMPIAMLLHTDGRHERPGGDATVTISHRYTPKEQLCQHTKIADIIIAAAGIPNLITADMIKEGAAVIDVGINRIQDPVTGKDRLVGDVDFEGVRKKAGYITPVPGGVGPMTVAMLMKNTIKAAKNLLLTPPERMRMVASS